In the Artemia franciscana chromosome 1, ASM3288406v1, whole genome shotgun sequence genome, one interval contains:
- the LOC136036615 gene encoding uncharacterized protein LOC136036615, with amino-acid sequence MKPILLTDTSVLKEFICLKLNKFAVPDSIHPCILDECHTVLCQSLSLLFKLSLNLSRVTLDWKTAYIIPIFDKGTKDLVKNYKPINMTSAVVLILDRIINSAVVKHLEANNVLHSSQHGFYSGRSVDTNLRELYDHITNLIDMGAPSDMILLEFSKAFDKVCHKQLAKLNYIQSSLKKILALDP; translated from the coding sequence ATGAAACCAATTCTGCTTACTGATACATCGGTTCTAAAGGAATTTATATGCCTCAAACTGAATAAATTTGCTGTTCCAGACAGCATTCACCCATGTATCTTAGATGAATGTCATACAGTTTTGTGTCAATCTCTTTCCCTGCTCTTCAAGTTATCATTAAATCTTTCCAGGGTAACTCTTGATTGGAAAACTGCATACATCATTCCTATATTTGACAAAGGTACAAAGGAccttgttaaaaattataaacccATTAACATGACATCAGCAGTTGTTTTGATTCTTGACAGAATAATCAATTCTGCAGTTGTTAAACACCTTGAAGCAAATAATGTTTTACACAGTTCACAACATGGCTTTTATTCAGGAAGATCTGTTGATACCAATCTCCGTGAACTGTATGATCACATCACCAATTTAATTGATATGGGGGCACCTTCTGACATGATTTTGCTTGaattttctaaagcttttgacaaagtGTGTCACAAGCAACttgcaaaattaaattatatacaGTCAAGCTTGAAGAAAATCCTTGCTCTGGAtccttga